One part of the Anaeromyxobacter sp. Fw109-5 genome encodes these proteins:
- the thiE gene encoding thiamine phosphate synthase: MPTSDGSAGAARRARLAGLYAIVGGAAAVEQARAAIAGGARVVQVRIKDAPAGAVLAAAREIVALARGRALVIVNDRADLALLSGADGVHLGDEDLPPAEARRLLGPDLLVGRTTRTLEEAREALREGADHVGFGPIFPTGSKALAVPARGAGMLREVAAALAAPVVAIGGIGPANAGEVARAGAACAAVIGALFDAGDARANAERLAAAFEAGRAAREATR, translated from the coding sequence ATGCCCACTTCCGACGGCTCCGCCGGCGCCGCACGGCGGGCGCGGCTCGCGGGGCTCTACGCCATCGTGGGGGGCGCGGCCGCGGTGGAGCAGGCGCGCGCGGCGATCGCCGGCGGCGCTCGGGTCGTGCAGGTGCGCATCAAGGACGCGCCCGCAGGCGCGGTGCTGGCCGCCGCCCGCGAGATCGTCGCCCTCGCCCGCGGCCGCGCGCTCGTCATCGTGAACGACCGCGCCGATCTGGCGCTCCTCTCGGGCGCCGACGGCGTGCACCTCGGGGACGAGGATCTCCCTCCCGCCGAGGCGCGCAGGCTGCTCGGCCCGGACCTCCTCGTCGGCCGCACCACCCGCACGCTCGAGGAGGCGCGCGAGGCGCTGCGGGAGGGGGCCGATCACGTGGGGTTCGGCCCCATCTTCCCGACCGGCTCGAAGGCCCTCGCGGTCCCGGCCCGCGGGGCGGGGATGCTGCGGGAGGTGGCGGCGGCGCTCGCGGCGCCGGTGGTGGCCATCGGCGGCATCGGCCCCGCGAACGCCGGCGAGGTGGCGCGCGCCGGCGCGGCCTGCGCCGCGGTCATCGGCGCGCTGTTCGACGCGGGGGACGCGCGCGCCAACGCCGAGCGCCTCGCCGCGGCCTTCGAGGCGGGGCGGGCCGCGCGTGAGGCGACGCGGTGA
- a CDS encoding gamma-glutamyl-gamma-aminobutyrate hydrolase family protein, producing MTRPRIGLTLDAEEGAGRYFLGRAYVDAVLAAGGLPILLPHSREAAAAYLALLDGLVVTGGFFDVPPELYGEARREACGVTRPERTAFEKEVLEAALAARMPVLGVCGGMQLLNVVRGGTLYQDLPQDAGIRGHEQPAPRDVPSHEVVVQPGTHLAALVGAGSLQVNSTHHQALREPGAGVLVSARAPDGVAEAIELPDLPFALGVQWHPEAVARHEPRHAALYRGLVAAARDRRR from the coding sequence GTGACGCGCCCTCGCATCGGCCTCACCCTCGACGCCGAGGAGGGGGCGGGCCGCTACTTCCTCGGCCGCGCGTACGTCGACGCGGTGCTCGCCGCCGGCGGCCTCCCCATCCTGCTCCCTCACTCGAGGGAAGCCGCCGCGGCCTACCTCGCGCTCCTCGACGGCCTCGTCGTGACGGGCGGGTTCTTCGACGTGCCGCCCGAGCTCTACGGCGAGGCGCGCCGGGAGGCGTGCGGGGTGACGAGGCCGGAGCGGACCGCCTTCGAGAAGGAGGTCCTCGAGGCGGCGCTCGCCGCGCGCATGCCGGTGCTGGGCGTCTGCGGCGGGATGCAGCTCCTCAACGTGGTGCGGGGCGGGACGCTGTACCAGGACCTCCCCCAGGACGCGGGGATCCGCGGGCACGAGCAGCCCGCGCCCAGGGACGTCCCCTCGCACGAGGTGGTGGTCCAGCCCGGCACGCACCTCGCCGCGCTCGTCGGGGCGGGTAGCCTCCAGGTGAACTCGACGCACCACCAGGCCCTCCGCGAGCCGGGCGCGGGCGTCCTCGTCTCGGCCCGGGCGCCGGACGGCGTCGCGGAGGCGATCGAGCTGCCCGACCTGCCGTTCGCGCTCGGCGTGCAGTGGCACCCCGAGGCCGTCGCCCGCCACGAGCCGCGCCACGCCGCCCTCTACCGCGGCCTCGTCGCCGCGGCGCGGGACCGCCGGCGGTGA
- a CDS encoding GDSL-type esterase/lipase family protein has product MIPHRGRAALAAALLLLAGAARAQLPERPKAGRGAPIAYLAMGDSTAVGVGGGAGGGYPQRLARRLEASGVPVKLAVVAASGATIADLRRDQLPEVMAKRPALVTIGVGINDLMQGRKLADFARDLEVVADLVRRTKATVVLQTLPDLTFSPAGHGAPPSLGRRLEAYNATIARVAERHGFVLSDVYGKSRRAFRDRQAELFAKDGFHPSSAGYEVWTEALWPDVERAVVAPRVQARTPAAGER; this is encoded by the coding sequence GTGATCCCGCACCGTGGCCGTGCCGCGCTCGCCGCCGCGCTCCTCCTGCTCGCCGGCGCCGCGCGCGCCCAGCTCCCGGAGCGGCCGAAGGCCGGCCGCGGCGCGCCCATCGCCTACCTGGCCATGGGCGACTCGACCGCGGTGGGGGTGGGGGGCGGCGCCGGCGGCGGCTACCCGCAGCGGCTCGCGCGGCGGCTCGAGGCGAGCGGCGTCCCGGTGAAGCTCGCCGTGGTGGCGGCGTCGGGCGCCACCATCGCCGACCTGCGCCGCGACCAGCTCCCGGAGGTGATGGCGAAGCGGCCGGCGCTCGTCACCATCGGCGTGGGGATCAACGACCTCATGCAGGGGCGCAAGCTCGCCGACTTCGCCCGCGATCTCGAGGTCGTCGCCGACCTGGTGCGGCGCACCAAGGCGACCGTGGTCCTCCAGACGCTCCCCGACCTCACCTTCTCGCCCGCCGGCCACGGCGCGCCGCCCTCGCTCGGCAGGCGCCTCGAGGCGTACAACGCCACCATCGCGCGCGTCGCCGAGCGGCACGGCTTCGTGCTCTCCGACGTGTACGGCAAGAGCCGGCGCGCCTTCCGCGACCGCCAGGCCGAGCTCTTCGCGAAGGACGGCTTCCACCCCTCCTCCGCCGGCTACGAGGTGTGGACCGAGGCGCTCTGGCCGGACGTGGAGCGCGCGGTCGTCGCTCCGCGCGTGCAGGCCCGCACGCCCGCCGCGGGCGAGCGCTGA
- the bioD gene encoding dethiobiotin synthase encodes MRGLFITGTDTGVGKTEVTCALVANARAAGLDAVPMKPAQSGVAPGEPTDADRLHAACDGAEPLEVLCPYSFAAPLAPAVAARLEGRQVSFGAIVDGVRALAARHEAVLVEGAGGLLVPLTEEETYADLAVALGLSVLVVARAGLGTVNHTALTVEALRARGLVLTAIVLNQACETDDPSVPYNPAEIARVTGREPLARLAHVRDIAERQRFLRSRLAGKIQF; translated from the coding sequence ATGCGGGGGCTGTTCATCACCGGGACCGACACCGGCGTCGGCAAGACCGAGGTGACCTGCGCGCTCGTCGCGAACGCGCGCGCGGCGGGCTTGGACGCGGTGCCGATGAAGCCCGCGCAGTCCGGCGTCGCGCCCGGCGAGCCCACCGACGCCGACCGGCTCCACGCCGCCTGCGACGGGGCGGAGCCGCTCGAGGTCCTCTGCCCGTACTCGTTCGCCGCGCCGCTCGCGCCCGCGGTCGCCGCCCGGCTCGAGGGTAGGCAGGTGTCGTTCGGCGCGATCGTGGACGGGGTGCGCGCGCTCGCCGCGCGGCACGAGGCCGTGCTGGTGGAGGGGGCGGGCGGGCTCCTCGTCCCGCTCACCGAGGAGGAGACCTACGCCGATCTCGCCGTGGCGCTCGGGCTGTCGGTGCTGGTGGTCGCGCGCGCCGGGCTCGGCACGGTGAACCACACCGCGCTCACCGTGGAGGCGCTCCGCGCGCGCGGGCTCGTCCTCACGGCGATCGTCCTCAACCAGGCGTGCGAGACGGACGACCCGTCCGTGCCGTACAACCCGGCCGAGATCGCGCGCGTGACCGGACGTGAACCGCTCGCGCGCCTCGCGCACGTGCGCGATATCGCTGAGCGCCAGCGATTTCTGCGATCCAGGCTCGCCGGGAAGATCCAGTTTTAG
- the dnaB gene encoding replicative DNA helicase, whose protein sequence is MAEHDPVRRVSEAPVAPLRSARDLPHSLEAEQAVIGAILVEETAFDQVAALIKSGDFYLLAHQHVYAVCEELARESKTLDPILVQQRLDAKGLLGSAVPRELPLSLARAIGTTANVQHYGRTVQELARLRQMMLTAQRVVERGYEAGASVQQFLDSAQQDVFGAAQGTGTETLKKIAEPVMRAIENLEAVQKRVQAGLSPITGVPTGIQSLDKNTLGFQPGTLTVLAARPSVGKTAFALNIATHAATRAGKKVAFFSLEMPSDQLALRMLASEARLDWRRLSAGQLSAYDWQKIATHADKLGAASIWLDDNFVLTPVELRSKCRKLKRENGGLDLVMIDYLQLMHAPSDRASQSREQEIATISRSLKSLAKELECPIVALSQLNRGVEKRKGEPPMLSDLRESGAIEQDADIVMFLHRNDEDNKDVQSGTASGDTLEVQLVVAKQRQGPTGTIPLVFFKTTTYFAEMERRRDGQ, encoded by the coding sequence ATGGCCGAGCACGACCCCGTCCGACGCGTCTCCGAGGCGCCCGTCGCACCCCTGCGCAGCGCCCGCGACCTGCCCCACAGCCTCGAGGCCGAGCAGGCGGTCATCGGCGCGATCCTCGTCGAGGAGACCGCCTTCGACCAGGTCGCCGCGCTCATCAAGTCGGGCGACTTCTACCTGCTCGCGCACCAGCACGTGTACGCGGTGTGCGAGGAGCTCGCGCGCGAGTCGAAGACGCTCGACCCCATCCTCGTGCAGCAGCGGCTCGACGCGAAGGGGCTCCTCGGCAGCGCCGTCCCCCGCGAGCTGCCGCTCTCGCTCGCGCGCGCCATCGGCACGACCGCCAACGTGCAGCACTACGGGCGCACGGTGCAGGAGCTCGCCCGGCTGCGGCAGATGATGCTCACCGCCCAGCGGGTGGTGGAGCGCGGCTACGAGGCGGGGGCGAGCGTCCAGCAGTTCCTCGACTCCGCCCAGCAGGACGTCTTCGGGGCGGCGCAGGGGACCGGCACCGAGACGCTGAAGAAGATCGCCGAGCCCGTGATGCGGGCGATCGAGAACCTGGAGGCCGTCCAGAAGCGCGTCCAGGCCGGCCTCTCGCCCATCACCGGCGTGCCCACCGGCATCCAGTCGCTCGACAAGAACACCCTCGGGTTCCAGCCCGGCACGCTCACCGTGCTCGCCGCCCGCCCCTCGGTGGGCAAGACCGCCTTCGCGCTCAACATCGCGACGCACGCGGCCACCCGGGCCGGCAAGAAGGTCGCGTTCTTCTCGCTCGAGATGCCCTCCGACCAGCTCGCGCTCCGCATGCTGGCCTCGGAGGCCCGCCTCGACTGGCGGCGGCTCTCGGCGGGACAGCTCTCCGCCTACGACTGGCAGAAGATCGCCACGCACGCGGACAAGCTCGGCGCCGCCTCCATCTGGCTCGACGACAACTTCGTGCTGACCCCGGTCGAGCTGCGCTCCAAGTGCCGCAAGCTGAAGCGCGAGAACGGCGGCCTCGACCTCGTGATGATCGACTACCTCCAGCTCATGCACGCCCCGTCGGACCGCGCGAGCCAGTCGCGCGAGCAGGAGATCGCCACCATCAGCCGCTCGCTCAAGTCGCTCGCCAAGGAGCTCGAGTGCCCCATCGTGGCGCTCTCGCAGCTCAACCGCGGCGTGGAGAAGCGCAAGGGGGAGCCGCCCATGCTCTCCGACCTGCGCGAGTCGGGCGCCATCGAGCAGGACGCGGACATCGTCATGTTCCTGCACCGGAACGACGAGGACAACAAGGACGTCCAGTCCGGCACCGCGAGCGGCGACACGCTCGAGGTCCAGCTCGTCGTGGCGAAGCAGCGCCAGGGTCCCACCGGCACGATCCCGCTCGTCTTCTTCAAGACCACGACCTACTTCGCGGAGATGGAGCGGCGGCGCGACGGACAGTGA
- a CDS encoding LEA type 2 family protein, which translates to MKKTFALALLALTGAGCAGLSDLARVAFEEPKLSFRSASVEALDLEGATIGVKFDLENPNGFGLDVARVGWGVEVEGTRVATGDMPGGLAIPAKGVAPLTIPVRVRYQDVPGIVGLLTSRRDAIGYRLSGKVGVRTPIGIVDLPVSHSDRVALPSLPSFSLEGVSLRTASFTDMALDVKLRVKNPNAFPIPAGSLDYALSLAGTEVVRAQDTALARVAGGAAQIVSIPVRVSVLKAGRAATELARGAPVQLGLAGTADVAGIPVPLDLAATVPARR; encoded by the coding sequence ATGAAGAAGACCTTCGCCCTCGCCCTCCTCGCGCTCACCGGCGCCGGCTGCGCCGGCCTCTCCGATCTCGCCCGCGTCGCCTTCGAGGAGCCGAAGCTCAGCTTCCGCTCGGCGAGCGTCGAGGCGCTCGACCTGGAGGGCGCCACCATCGGCGTGAAGTTCGACCTCGAGAACCCGAACGGCTTCGGGCTCGACGTGGCGCGCGTCGGCTGGGGCGTGGAGGTGGAGGGGACCCGCGTCGCCACCGGGGACATGCCCGGCGGGCTCGCGATCCCGGCGAAGGGCGTCGCGCCGCTCACCATCCCCGTCCGCGTGCGCTACCAGGACGTCCCCGGCATCGTCGGGCTCCTCACGAGCCGCCGCGACGCCATCGGCTACCGCCTCTCCGGCAAGGTCGGCGTCCGCACGCCCATCGGCATCGTGGACCTCCCCGTCTCGCACTCCGACCGGGTGGCGCTCCCCTCGCTGCCGAGCTTCTCGCTCGAGGGGGTCTCGCTGCGCACCGCCTCGTTCACCGACATGGCGCTCGACGTGAAGCTCCGGGTGAAGAACCCCAACGCGTTCCCCATCCCGGCCGGGAGCCTCGACTACGCGCTGTCGCTGGCGGGGACCGAGGTCGTGCGCGCGCAGGACACCGCGCTCGCCAGGGTGGCGGGCGGGGCCGCGCAGATCGTGTCCATCCCGGTGCGGGTGAGCGTGCTGAAGGCGGGCCGCGCCGCCACGGAGCTCGCGCGCGGCGCTCCCGTCCAGCTGGGGCTCGCCGGGACCGCGGACGTGGCGGGCATCCCGGTGCCGCTCGACCTCGCCGCGACGGTCCCGGCCCGGCGCTGA
- a CDS encoding trypsin-like peptidase domain-containing protein, whose protein sequence is MRAHRAILASLALGASVLAASASARPNALPRPDERPSPSRRTPVVQAVEKVRGAVVNVSAEELVRIRVPSRASSMAELLFGDFFEKPRFRKGYAVSSLGSGVIVSPDGYVLTNNHVVERGARFRVGLLDGREINAKVVGTDPSSDLAVLKLETKERLPFATLGRSDDLLIGETLIAIGNPFGLSHTVTTGVVSAVHRNFRAGDRMLFDFVQTDASINPGNSGGALLDIEGRLVGINTAILGDRNAGIGFAIPIDRARRIAEDLIAHGEVREGYVGVAVDDLPAKDGAAEGASGGVVVTGVDPGSPAAKAGVKKGDVVEAVQGFAARSAEEFRFRMRDLPIGQAARLELVRGGKRIALSVPSVELSPEAAAQLATRSTGLTLAEERLHRGSVLIVKTVAPASPAARVGIRQGDLVREVNSTEVATLADFRRAAARARRSGQLVLLVQRGYAAERIAFDFQ, encoded by the coding sequence GTGCGCGCGCACCGCGCGATCCTCGCCTCGCTCGCGCTCGGGGCCTCCGTGCTCGCCGCGAGCGCTTCCGCCCGACCGAACGCCCTCCCCCGCCCCGACGAGCGTCCCTCGCCGAGCCGGCGCACGCCGGTGGTGCAGGCGGTGGAGAAGGTGCGCGGCGCGGTGGTCAACGTCTCCGCCGAGGAGCTCGTCCGCATCCGCGTGCCGTCGCGGGCGAGCTCGATGGCGGAGCTGCTCTTCGGCGACTTCTTCGAGAAGCCCCGCTTCCGCAAGGGCTACGCGGTGAGCTCGCTCGGCTCGGGCGTCATCGTCTCGCCCGACGGGTACGTGCTCACGAACAACCACGTGGTCGAGCGCGGCGCCCGCTTCCGCGTGGGCCTGCTCGACGGGCGCGAGATCAACGCCAAGGTGGTGGGGACCGATCCGTCGAGCGACCTCGCCGTGCTGAAGCTGGAGACGAAGGAGCGGCTCCCCTTCGCCACCCTGGGCCGCTCGGACGACCTCCTCATCGGCGAGACGCTCATCGCCATCGGGAACCCGTTCGGCCTCTCGCACACCGTCACGACGGGCGTGGTCTCCGCGGTGCACCGGAACTTCCGGGCCGGCGACCGGATGCTCTTCGACTTCGTCCAGACGGACGCCTCCATCAACCCGGGCAACTCCGGCGGCGCGCTCCTCGACATCGAGGGGCGGCTCGTCGGCATCAACACCGCCATCCTGGGCGACCGGAACGCCGGCATCGGCTTCGCCATCCCCATCGACCGCGCGCGGCGCATCGCCGAGGACCTCATCGCGCACGGCGAGGTGCGCGAGGGCTACGTGGGCGTGGCGGTGGACGACCTGCCCGCGAAGGACGGCGCGGCGGAGGGGGCGTCCGGCGGGGTGGTGGTGACCGGCGTGGATCCCGGCTCACCCGCCGCGAAGGCCGGCGTGAAGAAGGGCGACGTCGTGGAGGCGGTGCAGGGCTTCGCGGCCCGCAGCGCCGAGGAGTTCCGCTTCCGGATGCGCGATCTCCCCATCGGCCAGGCCGCGCGCCTCGAGCTCGTCCGGGGCGGGAAGCGGATCGCCCTGTCGGTGCCGTCGGTGGAGCTCTCCCCGGAGGCCGCCGCGCAGCTCGCCACGCGCTCGACGGGGCTCACGCTCGCCGAGGAGCGCCTGCACCGCGGCTCGGTGCTCATCGTGAAGACCGTCGCGCCCGCCTCGCCCGCCGCCCGGGTGGGGATCCGCCAGGGCGACCTCGTGCGCGAGGTGAACTCGACCGAGGTCGCGACGCTCGCCGACTTCCGCCGGGCCGCCGCCCGCGCGCGCCGGAGCGGCCAGCTCGTGCTGCTCGTGCAGCGCGGCTACGCGGCCGAGCGGATCGCCTTCGACTTCCAGTAG
- the mgtE gene encoding magnesium transporter, with amino-acid sequence MDADELVDVPLTAEELRDAWPALSWEERIEGFHRLVRAEADDFFLELPPADEAALLLALPPPERRLWIRLLAPDDAADVIQETPEEERPRLIELLDPVARREVTALLAYAEDAAGGLMSPRFARLRPEMTADEAIRYLRRQAREQAETIYYAYVLDPEQKLSGVVSFRDLLTAPPDRRISELMKRDVVSVPDTLDQEAVARIMAREDINAIPVVDGQGRMQGIVTVDDVVDVVQQEATEDIQKIGGTEALDAPYLDTGLFAMVKKRAGWLALLFVGEMMTASAMGRFEEHIASAVVLALFVPLIISSGGNSGSQASTLVIRAMALGEVGIADAWRVARREILSGLVLGGILAVLGVVRIFLWQGLFGTYGHQAARLALTVGSSVIAVVTFGTIAGSMMPLLIRRLGFDPASASAPFIATMVDVSGVVIYFSMARLVLL; translated from the coding sequence ATGGACGCGGACGAGCTGGTCGACGTGCCGCTCACGGCGGAGGAGCTCCGGGACGCCTGGCCGGCCCTCTCCTGGGAGGAGCGGATCGAGGGCTTCCACCGCCTCGTGCGCGCCGAGGCCGACGACTTCTTCCTCGAGCTGCCCCCCGCGGACGAGGCGGCGCTGCTCCTCGCCCTGCCGCCCCCGGAGCGGCGGCTGTGGATCCGGCTCCTCGCGCCCGACGACGCGGCCGACGTCATCCAGGAGACCCCGGAGGAGGAGCGGCCCCGCCTCATCGAGCTGCTCGACCCGGTGGCCCGCCGCGAGGTGACCGCGCTCCTCGCCTACGCGGAGGACGCCGCCGGCGGCCTCATGAGCCCGCGCTTCGCCCGCCTGCGGCCGGAGATGACGGCGGACGAGGCCATCCGCTACCTGCGGCGCCAGGCGCGCGAGCAGGCGGAGACCATCTACTACGCGTACGTGCTCGACCCCGAGCAGAAGCTCTCCGGCGTGGTGTCCTTCCGCGACCTGCTCACCGCCCCGCCCGACCGGCGCATCTCCGAGCTCATGAAGCGCGACGTGGTGAGCGTGCCGGACACCCTCGACCAGGAGGCGGTGGCGCGCATCATGGCGCGCGAGGACATCAACGCCATCCCGGTGGTGGACGGGCAGGGGCGCATGCAGGGCATCGTCACCGTGGACGACGTGGTGGACGTGGTCCAGCAGGAGGCCACCGAGGACATCCAGAAGATCGGCGGCACCGAGGCCCTCGACGCGCCCTACCTCGACACCGGGCTCTTCGCGATGGTGAAGAAGCGCGCCGGCTGGCTCGCGCTGCTCTTCGTCGGGGAGATGATGACCGCGAGCGCGATGGGCCGGTTCGAGGAGCACATCGCGAGCGCGGTGGTGCTGGCGCTGTTCGTGCCCCTCATCATCTCGTCGGGAGGGAACTCCGGGTCGCAGGCCTCGACGCTGGTGATCCGCGCCATGGCGCTCGGCGAGGTGGGCATCGCGGACGCGTGGCGGGTGGCGCGCCGCGAGATCCTGTCGGGCCTCGTCCTCGGGGGGATCCTGGCGGTGCTGGGCGTCGTGCGGATCTTCCTGTGGCAGGGCCTCTTCGGCACGTACGGCCACCAGGCCGCCCGCCTCGCGCTGACCGTCGGCTCGAGCGTCATCGCCGTGGTGACGTTCGGGACGATCGCCGGATCGATGATGCCGCTCCTCATCCGGCGCCTGGGGTTCGACCCGGCGAGCGCGTCCGCGCCGTTCATCGCCACGATGGTGGACGTGTCGGGGGTGGTCATCTACTTCTCGATGGCGCGCCTCGTCCTCCTCTGA
- a CDS encoding PfkB family carbohydrate kinase: MTPRGSSARARAPRAPHAGPRVLVVAGLDPSGGAGLLADLEAVRAAGAQGWAVAAALTAQGPGGARGFEPASPEILVAQIDALVLGAERPRAVKTGMLATATLARALATRLGERPLGRVPLVVDPVLVASSGAPLFDAEGGGAGDALAPLLARARLVTPNLPELRALTGLDVSTDDAAIRAARALPARAVLVKGGHREGAPLDLLVIARAVVRVPGRRRAGTARGTGCRLASGIAALLAQGASLEEAVRGAKRLVERYLDRMI; encoded by the coding sequence GTGACGCCGCGCGGATCCTCCGCCCGCGCGCGCGCGCCGCGGGCGCCGCACGCCGGGCCGCGCGTGCTCGTGGTGGCCGGCCTCGATCCCTCCGGCGGCGCGGGGCTCCTCGCCGACCTCGAGGCGGTCCGCGCCGCGGGCGCCCAGGGGTGGGCGGTGGCCGCCGCGCTCACCGCCCAGGGTCCGGGCGGCGCGCGCGGCTTCGAGCCCGCGAGCCCTGAGATCCTGGTCGCCCAGATCGACGCGCTGGTGCTCGGCGCGGAGCGCCCGCGGGCGGTGAAGACCGGGATGCTCGCCACCGCGACGCTCGCGCGCGCGCTCGCCACACGGCTCGGCGAGCGCCCGCTCGGGAGGGTCCCGCTGGTCGTGGACCCCGTGCTCGTCGCCTCCTCCGGCGCGCCGCTCTTCGACGCCGAGGGCGGCGGGGCGGGGGACGCGCTCGCCCCCCTCCTCGCGCGCGCCCGGCTCGTGACGCCGAACCTCCCCGAGCTCCGCGCCCTCACCGGCCTCGACGTGTCCACCGACGACGCGGCCATCCGGGCGGCGCGGGCGCTCCCCGCGCGCGCGGTGCTCGTGAAGGGCGGGCACCGCGAGGGCGCGCCGCTCGACCTGCTCGTCATCGCCCGCGCCGTGGTCCGCGTCCCCGGTCGCCGGCGTGCGGGGACCGCGCGCGGCACGGGCTGCCGGCTCGCCTCGGGGATCGCGGCGCTCCTCGCGCAGGGCGCCTCGCTCGAGGAGGCGGTGCGCGGCGCGAAGCGGCTCGTGGAGCGCTACCTCGACCGGATGATCTAG
- the bioA gene encoding adenosylmethionine--8-amino-7-oxononanoate transaminase, with translation MSDPSGSLAARAARHRRLCEADHRHLWHPFTQMQDWLAEEPLVVDAADGVHLVDTLGNRYLDGVSSLWCNVHGHRVKAIDDAIRAQLDRVAHSTLLGLASTASIECAEELVRHLPEGLTRVFFSDAGATAVEIALKMAFQHHQLRGDVERSEFVALRGGYHGDTLGSVSVGGIELFHRIFKPLLFDVHHAPQPYCYRCPLAKEPSSCGMACADAVEEVFAARPGKIAALVMEPVMQGADGMIAQPPGYVRRMRELCDRHGALLVCDEVATGFGRTGTTFAVEQEGVVPDILTMAKGITGGYLPLAATVTTERVFESFLGPYEEKRTFFHGHTYAGNPLACAAATASMRLLREERVIEGLPAKIAALARALEPARRLAHVGEVRQRGLMVGIELVRDRETREEYAYALRAGHQVILEARKRGAILRPLGNVVVLMPPLAMTERQLEELAAIALAGIERATARI, from the coding sequence ATGTCCGACCCGTCCGGCTCCCTCGCCGCGCGCGCCGCGCGGCACCGCCGCCTCTGCGAGGCCGATCACCGCCACCTCTGGCACCCGTTCACGCAGATGCAGGACTGGCTCGCCGAGGAGCCGCTCGTCGTCGACGCGGCCGACGGCGTCCACCTCGTCGACACCCTCGGCAACCGCTACCTCGACGGCGTCTCCTCGCTCTGGTGCAACGTGCACGGCCACCGGGTGAAGGCCATCGACGACGCGATCCGCGCGCAGCTCGACCGCGTCGCCCACTCCACCCTGCTGGGCCTCGCCTCCACCGCGTCCATCGAGTGCGCCGAGGAGCTCGTCCGCCACCTGCCGGAGGGCCTCACCCGCGTGTTCTTCTCCGACGCGGGCGCCACCGCGGTGGAGATCGCGCTCAAGATGGCCTTCCAGCACCACCAGCTCCGCGGCGACGTCGAGCGCAGCGAGTTCGTGGCGCTGCGCGGCGGCTACCACGGGGACACCCTCGGGTCCGTGTCGGTGGGCGGCATCGAGCTCTTCCACCGCATCTTCAAGCCGCTCCTCTTCGACGTGCACCACGCCCCGCAGCCGTACTGCTACCGCTGCCCGCTCGCGAAGGAGCCGTCCTCCTGCGGGATGGCCTGCGCCGACGCCGTCGAGGAGGTGTTCGCCGCGCGGCCGGGGAAGATCGCCGCCCTGGTGATGGAGCCCGTGATGCAGGGCGCGGACGGGATGATCGCCCAGCCGCCCGGCTACGTGCGCCGCATGCGCGAGCTCTGCGATCGCCACGGGGCGCTGCTCGTCTGCGACGAGGTCGCGACCGGCTTCGGCCGCACCGGCACCACCTTCGCGGTGGAGCAGGAGGGCGTCGTCCCCGACATCCTCACCATGGCGAAGGGGATCACCGGCGGGTACCTGCCGCTCGCCGCCACCGTGACCACCGAGCGGGTGTTCGAGTCGTTCCTCGGGCCGTACGAGGAGAAGCGGACCTTCTTCCACGGCCACACCTACGCGGGCAACCCGCTCGCCTGCGCCGCGGCCACCGCCTCCATGCGGCTGCTGCGCGAGGAGCGCGTCATCGAGGGGCTGCCCGCGAAGATCGCCGCCCTCGCCCGCGCGCTGGAGCCGGCCCGGCGGCTGGCGCACGTGGGCGAGGTGCGCCAGCGCGGCCTCATGGTGGGCATCGAGCTCGTGCGCGACCGCGAGACGCGGGAGGAGTACGCCTACGCGCTCCGGGCCGGGCACCAGGTGATCCTGGAGGCGCGCAAGCGCGGCGCCATCCTGCGGCCCCTCGGGAACGTGGTGGTGCTCATGCCGCCGCTCGCCATGACGGAGCGACAGCTCGAGGAGCTCGCCGCCATCGCCCTCGCCGGCATCGAGCGGGCGACGGCGAGGATCTGA
- a CDS encoding DUF1844 domain-containing protein codes for MDEKSAGGIDFYTFVLSLASSAFVHLGDAPHPDTGLPGKPDLALAHQTIDILAMLREKTKGNLTAEEEQFIDHLLTDLRLRYVSRQGGKPE; via the coding sequence ATGGACGAGAAGAGCGCCGGCGGGATCGACTTCTACACCTTCGTGCTGTCGCTCGCCTCGAGCGCGTTCGTCCACCTCGGCGACGCGCCCCACCCCGACACCGGGCTGCCCGGCAAGCCCGACCTCGCCCTCGCGCACCAGACGATCGACATCCTCGCCATGCTCCGCGAGAAGACGAAGGGCAACCTCACGGCGGAGGAGGAGCAGTTCATCGACCACCTCCTCACCGACCTGCGGCTGCGCTACGTGTCGAGGCAGGGCGGCAAGCCGGAGTAG